In a single window of the Nicotiana tomentosiformis chromosome 8, ASM39032v3, whole genome shotgun sequence genome:
- the LOC138897591 gene encoding uncharacterized protein: MFGLEQRQQFQPQQSSQHGLEDLMKSFIVKIYERLDAHGAAIKELGTGLQNLEKQVRQIATILSKRIPGTLPANTERNPKETVNAITLRSGQVVKEPTPIQKELVPEKESEEQLINEVDKKKKGKNGTQKKKKEENSRRDESEESRHMLALTFPQNLYREKVHKKFKRFLDMLKQVNVNLPFTKVLSQMPAYTNF, from the coding sequence atgtttggtttggagcaaaGGCAGCAGTTTCAACCTCAACAATCCAGTCAGCATGGGCTAGAAGATCTGATGAAGTCCTTTATTGTCAAGATATACGAGAGGTTAGATGCACAtggtgcagctatcaaagaacttggcacaGGGCTTCAAAACTTGGAGAAGCAAGTGAGACAAATTGCCACCATATTGTCTAAAAGGATCCCAGGTACTTTGCCAGCTAATACTGAAAGAAACCCCAAGGAGACGGTAAATGCTATAACTCTGAGAAGTGGACAGGTAGTGAAAGAACCCACCCCTATCCAAAAAGAGTTGgtacctgaaaaagaaagtgaGGAGCAACTAAtaaatgaagttgataagaagaagaaaggcaagaatggaactcaaaaaaagaagaaggaagagaatTCAAGAAGGGATGAATCTGAAGAGAGCAGGCATATGCTTGCTTTAACTTTTCCCCAAAATCTTTATAGAGAGAAGGTGCACAAGAAATTTAAGAGATTTTTGGATATGCTGAAAcaagttaatgtaaatttgccattcacaaaggtgctctcccaaatgccagcttatacaaatttttga